From one Triticum aestivum cultivar Chinese Spring chromosome 4B, IWGSC CS RefSeq v2.1, whole genome shotgun sequence genomic stretch:
- the LOC123093689 gene encoding uncharacterized protein: MAPAVLMSAAATATLISTYANYITLGAGAGATAGTIGWTAVSYFRKVPCPSCMTMVRLRDYIDHAKGHTFQCPSCQEHVAFSDLERHAQRHGFRCPACYEEVQLADLGPHLDRHRRENEENRFKDLEESARQGEHYLERVRELSREYEQRMLKIQRAEADFNEAKERAKLLWAHLKVNCYICKAPVCIAEIESRVAQHSLGLKTSSIRRDELASIKGNTGIKSKDSKVKALVSSSI, encoded by the exons ATGGCCCCTGCGGTACTGATGAGCGCGGCGGCGACAGCCACCCTGATATCGACCTACGCCAACTACATCACGTTGGGCGCAGGCGCTGGAGCCACCGCCGGCACGATTGGATGGACGGCGGTCAGCTATTTCAGGAAGGTGCCGTGCCCTTCGTGCATGACGATGGTCAGGCTCCGTGACTACATCGATCATGCCAAGGGGCACACATTCCAGTGCCCGTCGTGCCAGGAGCACGTCGCATTCTCTGATCTGGAGAGGCACGCCCAGAGGCATGGCTTTCGTTGCCCGGCTTGCTACGAGGAAGTCCAGCTCGCCGACCTCGGCCCTCACCTGGATCGCCACAG GCGTGAGAATGAGGAGAACAGGTTTAAGGATTTGGAGGAGAGCGCAAGGCAAGGCGAACACTATCTGGAAAGGGTGCGGGAGCTGAGCCGCGAATACGAGCAAAGGATGCTCAAGATCCAGCG GGCTGAGGCCGACTTCAATGAAGCTAAGGAGCGGGCCAAATTGCTGTGGGCTCACTTGAAGGTCAACTGCTATATCTGCAAAGCACCGGTCTGCATTGCTGAAATCGAGTCTCGCGTTGCTCAGCACAG TCTTGGTTTAAAGACAAGCTCAATCAGACGAGATGAGCTGGCCAGCATCAAAGGGAACACCGGGATAAAGTCTAAGGACTCAAAGGTCAAAGCCCTGGTGAGTTCTTCTATTTGA